The Cloeon dipterum chromosome X, ieCloDipt1.1, whole genome shotgun sequence genome includes a window with the following:
- the LOC135945211 gene encoding uncharacterized protein LOC135945211, translated as MIRRLVVLLLLVHACMAVIVNPRTGEVGNRDFLKGRTFAPARVTPAPINPHAKQYKVKEEPQEATTQRAPAFYVDPRTKQLYNFKWLDKERLVLPTKWSSSVNSLDHLTRGRVKQQYQYIYFYY; from the exons ataCGGCGGTTGGTGGTGCTCCTCTTGCTAGTGCACGCGTGCATGGCTGTAATTGTGAATCCACGCACTGGAGAGGTCGGCAACAGGGATTTCCTTAAAGGCAGGACCTTCGCACCAGCACGAGTCACGCCTGCCCCCATTAACCCTCACGCCAAGCAGTACAAAGTCAAAGAGGAGCCCCAAGAGGCAACAACCCAGAGAGCCCCAG CTTTCTATGTGGATCCGCGTACAAAGCAGCTTTACAACTTCAAGTGGCTCGACAAGGAGCGTCTGGTACTGCCTACCAAGTGGAGTTCGAGCGTCAACTCGCTGGACCACTTGACCAGAGGTCGCGTAAAGCAACAGTATCAGTACATTTACTTCTACTACTAA